In the genome of Bacillus sp. S3, one region contains:
- a CDS encoding YebC/PmpR family DNA-binding transcriptional regulator: protein MGRKWNNIKEKKASKDANTSRIYAKFGVEIYVAARQGEPNPESNQALKFVLERAKTYNVPRHIIDRAIEKAKGGSEESYTELRYEGFGPNGSMVIVDALTNNVNRTASDVRAAFGKNGGNMGVSGSVAYMFDATAVIGVEGKSSDDVLELLMEADVDVRDIIEEEESVIVYAEPDQFHAMQEAFKQAGITEFTVAELTMLPQNEITLPEDGLAKFEKMIDVLEDLEDVQQVYHNVDLGE, encoded by the coding sequence ATGGGACGTAAATGGAACAATATTAAAGAAAAGAAAGCGTCAAAAGACGCAAATACAAGCCGTATTTATGCAAAATTCGGGGTTGAAATTTATGTAGCTGCAAGGCAGGGTGAACCAAATCCCGAATCTAATCAGGCGTTAAAATTCGTTCTAGAGCGGGCCAAAACATACAATGTGCCTAGACACATTATTGATCGTGCGATAGAAAAAGCAAAAGGCGGGTCTGAAGAAAGCTATACCGAGCTTCGTTATGAAGGATTTGGTCCGAATGGATCAATGGTCATCGTCGATGCGCTAACAAACAACGTTAACCGTACTGCTTCAGATGTTCGCGCGGCATTTGGTAAAAATGGCGGGAACATGGGTGTCAGTGGTTCTGTCGCTTATATGTTTGATGCAACAGCGGTTATTGGTGTGGAAGGAAAATCCTCCGATGACGTGCTTGAATTGTTAATGGAAGCAGATGTTGACGTACGTGACATTATCGAAGAAGAAGAGTCAGTGATTGTCTATGCGGAACCTGATCAGTTCCATGCCATGCAAGAAGCTTTCAAGCAAGCAGGTATCACTGAATTTACCGTTGCCGAATTAACGATGCTGCCACAAAATGAAATCACGCTTCCAGAGGATGGACTTGCTAAATTCGAAAAAATGATTGATGTATTAGAAGATTTAGAAGATGTGCAACAAGTATACCACAACGTGGATTTAGGCGAATAA
- a CDS encoding DMT family transporter, with protein sequence MNSQGAVMPYPRAKGIILVLIAATFWGVSGTVAQYLFHQQGYSTNWLVVTRLIFSGMGLLFFSQTVGKQNIWSVWKNKQDVIRLIIFGIIGMFGVQYTYFAAIEHGNAATATVLQYLAPVIIAVFLCLRAKSLPAKKEVIAIGLALFGTFLLVTKGSVHSLSISGPALFWGILSAFALAFYTLYPGSLLSKWGSLITVGWGMTIGGIGFSFIHPPWKFQGSWNLTSFLAVVFVVVFGTLIAFFCYMESLKYIRASEASLLACVEPLSASFLAVAWLHVTFGAAEWIGSFSIISTIFILSASKK encoded by the coding sequence ATGAATTCGCAAGGTGCAGTAATGCCCTACCCAAGGGCAAAAGGAATTATTTTAGTACTAATAGCCGCAACCTTTTGGGGAGTATCCGGCACAGTTGCCCAATATCTGTTTCATCAGCAAGGCTACAGCACGAACTGGCTTGTCGTTACCCGCTTGATATTTTCGGGAATGGGTTTATTGTTTTTTTCTCAAACCGTTGGGAAACAAAATATTTGGAGCGTTTGGAAAAATAAACAGGATGTCATTCGTCTTATTATCTTTGGCATCATTGGCATGTTTGGTGTTCAATATACTTATTTTGCAGCAATTGAGCATGGAAATGCGGCTACGGCAACAGTCTTACAGTATCTCGCTCCGGTTATCATCGCTGTGTTTTTATGCCTGCGAGCAAAATCATTGCCCGCAAAAAAAGAAGTGATTGCGATCGGCCTAGCCCTTTTTGGCACTTTTCTTCTAGTCACAAAAGGAAGTGTTCATTCGCTGTCCATTTCCGGTCCGGCGTTATTCTGGGGAATTCTATCAGCGTTTGCGCTTGCGTTTTATACACTTTATCCAGGCAGCCTGCTGTCTAAATGGGGCTCTCTGATTACTGTGGGCTGGGGAATGACAATTGGAGGCATCGGATTCAGTTTCATTCATCCACCGTGGAAATTTCAAGGTAGTTGGAATCTTACATCCTTTTTAGCGGTAGTATTTGTCGTCGTTTTTGGCACGTTAATTGCTTTCTTTTGCTATATGGAGAGTTTGAAGTATATCCGAGCATCCGAAGCAAGCCTGCTCGCCTGTGTTGAACCATTATCCGCATCCTTTTTGGCCGTAGCCTGGCTCCATGTTACCTTTGGTGCGGCAGAGTGGATCGGTTCTTTTTCAATCATCTCCACTATTTTTATATTATCCGCTTCAAAAAAATAG
- a CDS encoding YbaK/EbsC family protein, protein MSLESVKAHFKQWNREMDVMEFETSSATVDQAAETIGVIPARIAKTLSFRGADEKAILIVAAGDAKVDNKKFRQKFGFKPRMLAPEEVLEQTGHAIGGVCPFGLNHDLKVYLDVSMQRFDTLFPACGSTNSAIELTKEELFHYSFAIEWVDVCKGWEENEHTAKVSQQLEV, encoded by the coding sequence GTGTCACTAGAAAGTGTAAAAGCCCATTTCAAACAATGGAATCGTGAAATGGACGTCATGGAATTTGAAACATCCAGTGCGACTGTTGATCAAGCGGCTGAAACCATTGGGGTAATCCCTGCTCGTATTGCCAAGACATTGTCCTTTAGAGGTGCAGATGAAAAAGCGATCTTGATTGTGGCTGCCGGCGATGCAAAAGTTGATAACAAAAAGTTTCGGCAAAAATTTGGGTTCAAGCCTCGGATGCTTGCTCCAGAAGAAGTACTTGAGCAAACAGGTCATGCGATTGGCGGGGTTTGCCCATTTGGATTGAACCATGATCTTAAGGTTTACTTGGACGTGTCCATGCAAAGATTCGATACTTTATTTCCCGCCTGCGGCAGTACGAACTCTGCCATCGAGTTGACGAAGGAAGAATTATTTCACTATTCGTTTGCTATTGAGTGGGTAGATGTGTGTAAAGGATGGGAAGAGAACGAGCATACAGCAAAAGTCAGCCAGCAACTCGAAGTTTAA
- a CDS encoding SET domain-containing protein → MIEVKTSKLSDGDLNRGVFATRDIAKGELIHAAPVIPYPNEEHVHIEKTLLADYAFEYGINHTAFVLGYGMLFNHSYEPNATYEINFPNHTFDFYAYKDIKAGEEILINYNGDEDDNEPLWFHKDENK, encoded by the coding sequence ATGATTGAAGTAAAAACTTCTAAGCTTAGTGATGGGGATTTAAATAGAGGGGTATTTGCAACTCGTGATATTGCTAAAGGGGAGCTAATTCATGCGGCACCTGTTATTCCTTACCCTAATGAGGAGCATGTTCACATTGAAAAGACCTTACTGGCTGATTATGCATTTGAGTATGGAATCAACCATACAGCGTTTGTTTTAGGATACGGTATGTTGTTTAACCATTCGTATGAGCCCAACGCCACTTATGAAATAAATTTTCCAAATCACACGTTTGATTTTTATGCTTACAAGGATATCAAAGCAGGCGAAGAAATCCTCATCAATTATAACGGCGACGAGGACGACAATGAACCACTTTGGTTTCATAAAGATGAAAATAAATAA
- a CDS encoding sigma-70 family RNA polymerase sigma factor produces the protein MEEMTAVVLATEDKEALIDEMMTRYGQEILQLVYSYVKNKGLAEDLTQDIFIKCYKSLHTYSGKSKLRTWLWRIAINHCKDYLKSWYNRNVVTTDEEPANSQSKKEMVEQVVIQKEEEDELIAAIMTLPIKYREVIYLFYYEDLPIKEIAVLTDTGDNTVKTRMKRAKELLKKRLEA, from the coding sequence GTGGAAGAAATGACAGCAGTTGTGCTAGCTACAGAAGATAAGGAAGCACTTATTGATGAAATGATGACCAGGTATGGACAGGAGATTTTGCAGCTGGTTTATTCTTATGTAAAAAATAAAGGCTTGGCCGAAGACCTGACCCAGGATATATTTATTAAATGTTACAAATCACTTCATACATATAGTGGAAAATCAAAGCTGCGGACGTGGCTGTGGCGGATTGCGATTAATCATTGCAAAGACTACCTGAAGAGCTGGTATAACCGAAACGTCGTCACGACAGATGAGGAACCGGCAAACAGTCAATCGAAAAAAGAAATGGTCGAGCAGGTCGTCATCCAAAAGGAAGAGGAGGATGAACTGATTGCCGCCATTATGACGTTGCCGATTAAATATCGGGAAGTGATTTATCTTTTTTATTATGAGGATTTACCGATAAAGGAAATCGCTGTGCTCACTGATACCGGTGATAATACGGTTAAAACAAGAATGAAGCGTGCGAAAGAACTCTTGAAAAAACGATTGGAGGCATAG